In a genomic window of Desulfovibrio inopinatus DSM 10711:
- the rpoB gene encoding DNA-directed RNA polymerase subunit beta — MTQLTKTFGKIKNTLAIPHLLNLQVDSYELFLQRDVSPASREDVGLEGVFRSVFPIEDFNKTASLEYVSYEIGEPKYDQAECITKGLTYEAPLRIKVRLVVYDVDEETENRTIRDIKEQVIYFGTVPLMTEKGTFIINGTERVIVNQLQRSPGIIFEHDSGKSHTSRKVLYSCRIIPMRGSWLDFDFDHKDILHVRIDRRRKMPATILFKAMGMSKADILGYFYKTEYYRLEGDKVFREIHEDFFRKEKAIADIVDKDGNVIIAEGKMINKRGWRLMMQANVETMEIEPEFLPGSFVADDVVDPETGEILAEAGDELTPEIIESIKESENTRIPVLYTRGIDVSSSMRDTLILDKTVDMIGAQVEIYRRLRPSSPPTPEIAANFFENLFRNPDYYDLSPVGRYKLNVRLNLDLPLDHRTLSNDDILRSVKHLTWLKDSHGPADDIDHLGNRRVRPVGELVENQYRIGLVRMERAIKERMSLQEVATLMPHDLINPKPVAAVLKEFFGTSQLSQFMDQTNALSEVTHKRRLSALGPGGLTRERAGFEVRDVHTSHYGRICPIETPEGPNIGLIVSLTTYSCVNDFGFIETPYRVVKDGVVTEDVKYLDATREADEVIAGANTELDDDGRFKHEFVSARVKGDLITQLPEDVTLMDISPSQIVSISAALIPFLEHDDANRALMGSNMQRQAVPLLRCDRPLVGTGMEGPVARDSGACLLAEADGEIFFVDAERFVVRYEGDIYPETGGVRAYELQKFHKSNQNTCFGQRPRLPVGTKIKKGDVLADGPGIEHGELALGKNLLVAFMPWCGYNYEDSILISERVVKEDVFTSVHIEEFEVVARDTKLGPEEITRDIPNVGEEMLKDLDDCGIIRIGAKVKPDDIMVGKITPKGETQLTPEEKLLRAIFGDKARDVKNTSLKVPPGIEGTVIDVRVFNRRSGDKDERTKSIEDFELNKLDVKEESQIAALNVTTREKIWAIAGGKIVATTIMGHRKGEVLLEANQPLREDILQVLPVKKLAGVFATREVNDEIDQLLEHYENQVVYIKNIYDQKRGKVTEGDDLPPGVIKMVKVYVAVKRKLNVGDKMAGRHGNKGVVSCILPIEDMPFFHDTGTAVDIVLNPLGVPSRMNIGQIMETHLGWAGRELGQQLAEMVAEKQPLAEIRAQVKKVFESPVIDQEVDAMDDETFVKSVKSLQNGIIAKTPVFDGAEEEEIWRWLSMAGLPDDGKVYLHDGRTGDRFHRPVTVGVMYMLKLHHLVDEKIHARSTGPYSLVTQQPLGGKAQFGGQRLGEMEVWALEAYGASYLLQEFLTVKSDDVTGRVKMYEKIVKGDNFLEAGLPESFNVLVKELMSLGLDVNLLQEERKVKPKR, encoded by the coding sequence ATGACGCAGCTTACCAAAACTTTCGGAAAAATCAAAAACACGCTGGCCATTCCTCACCTGCTGAATTTGCAGGTCGATTCCTATGAGCTTTTTTTACAGCGTGATGTTTCTCCGGCCAGCCGGGAAGACGTCGGTCTCGAAGGCGTTTTTCGGTCGGTTTTTCCCATTGAGGATTTTAACAAGACAGCCAGCCTTGAATACGTAAGCTACGAGATCGGGGAGCCCAAGTACGATCAGGCCGAATGCATCACCAAAGGATTGACCTACGAGGCTCCGCTTCGCATCAAAGTGCGATTGGTGGTCTATGACGTTGACGAAGAAACCGAAAACCGGACCATTCGCGATATCAAGGAACAGGTCATTTATTTCGGTACCGTGCCCCTTATGACTGAAAAGGGCACGTTTATCATCAACGGCACCGAACGTGTTATCGTCAACCAATTGCAGCGTTCGCCCGGTATTATTTTCGAACATGATTCCGGCAAAAGTCATACCTCCCGCAAGGTGTTGTACTCATGCCGTATCATCCCCATGCGTGGCTCCTGGCTTGATTTCGATTTCGATCACAAAGATATTTTGCACGTTCGTATTGACCGTCGCAGAAAAATGCCCGCCACCATCTTGTTTAAGGCAATGGGCATGTCGAAAGCCGATATCCTTGGATACTTCTATAAAACCGAGTATTACCGTCTTGAAGGCGACAAGGTTTTTCGCGAAATTCACGAAGATTTTTTCCGGAAGGAAAAAGCGATCGCTGATATCGTGGACAAAGATGGCAACGTCATCATCGCCGAAGGCAAGATGATCAACAAGCGCGGCTGGCGTCTTATGATGCAAGCCAATGTTGAGACGATGGAAATCGAGCCGGAATTTCTTCCTGGTTCTTTTGTTGCTGACGATGTCGTTGACCCTGAAACTGGTGAAATTTTGGCTGAAGCTGGCGATGAATTGACCCCGGAAATCATCGAAAGCATTAAAGAGTCAGAAAACACCCGTATTCCTGTGCTGTATACGCGCGGCATTGATGTATCATCGTCTATGCGCGATACGCTTATTCTCGACAAGACCGTCGACATGATCGGGGCACAGGTTGAGATTTATCGTCGCCTGCGTCCGAGTTCGCCTCCGACCCCTGAAATTGCGGCCAACTTTTTTGAAAATCTTTTTCGCAATCCCGACTACTACGATCTGTCGCCAGTTGGCCGGTACAAACTCAATGTACGTCTGAACTTGGATTTGCCTCTCGATCACCGCACATTGTCCAATGACGACATCTTGCGTTCGGTTAAGCATCTGACCTGGTTGAAGGACAGCCACGGACCTGCTGATGACATCGACCACTTGGGGAACCGTCGTGTTCGTCCGGTCGGTGAACTCGTCGAGAACCAATACCGCATCGGTCTTGTTCGTATGGAACGGGCGATTAAGGAGCGCATGAGCCTGCAGGAAGTTGCGACGCTCATGCCGCATGACTTGATCAACCCGAAGCCAGTCGCGGCTGTGCTGAAGGAATTTTTCGGCACGTCACAGTTGTCCCAGTTTATGGACCAGACCAATGCTTTGTCCGAAGTGACTCACAAACGTCGTTTGTCCGCTCTGGGACCTGGTGGTCTGACACGCGAACGCGCCGGTTTTGAAGTTCGCGACGTGCACACTTCACACTACGGTCGTATCTGCCCGATTGAAACTCCGGAAGGACCGAACATTGGTCTTATCGTTTCTTTGACAACCTACTCCTGTGTTAACGACTTCGGGTTCATCGAAACTCCGTATCGTGTCGTGAAAGATGGAGTGGTTACTGAGGACGTTAAGTATCTGGATGCGACACGCGAAGCCGATGAAGTCATTGCCGGTGCCAACACCGAGCTCGATGACGATGGGCGCTTTAAACATGAGTTCGTTAGTGCACGTGTGAAAGGCGACTTAATTACGCAGTTGCCCGAAGACGTAACCTTAATGGACATCTCGCCGAGTCAGATTGTCTCGATTTCTGCTGCACTTATTCCTTTCTTGGAACACGATGACGCCAACCGGGCGCTCATGGGATCCAACATGCAACGTCAGGCTGTGCCGTTGTTGCGTTGCGATAGACCACTTGTCGGTACCGGGATGGAAGGGCCAGTGGCCCGTGACTCGGGTGCCTGTCTTTTAGCTGAGGCCGATGGCGAAATCTTTTTCGTCGATGCCGAGCGTTTTGTGGTGCGGTATGAAGGGGATATTTACCCTGAAACCGGCGGAGTACGCGCCTACGAACTGCAGAAGTTTCATAAATCCAACCAAAATACGTGTTTTGGTCAACGTCCCCGCCTGCCTGTTGGCACAAAGATCAAGAAGGGCGACGTTCTGGCCGATGGTCCTGGTATTGAACATGGCGAATTGGCCTTGGGTAAGAACCTGCTTGTCGCCTTTATGCCGTGGTGCGGATACAACTACGAAGACTCGATCCTCATTTCTGAGCGCGTCGTGAAAGAAGATGTTTTCACGTCCGTGCATATCGAAGAATTCGAAGTTGTTGCCCGTGATACCAAGTTGGGACCGGAAGAAATCACACGAGACATTCCCAACGTGGGCGAAGAAATGCTGAAAGACCTTGACGATTGCGGCATTATTCGCATTGGCGCCAAGGTGAAGCCTGATGATATCATGGTTGGGAAAATCACGCCGAAGGGTGAAACGCAGTTAACGCCGGAAGAAAAATTGCTTCGGGCGATCTTCGGAGATAAAGCCCGGGATGTGAAAAATACTTCGCTTAAGGTGCCGCCCGGAATCGAAGGGACGGTCATTGATGTTCGCGTTTTCAACCGGCGCAGTGGTGACAAAGACGAGCGCACCAAGTCGATTGAAGATTTTGAACTCAACAAACTTGATGTCAAAGAAGAGTCGCAGATCGCCGCTCTCAACGTGACAACGCGTGAGAAAATTTGGGCCATAGCTGGTGGAAAGATTGTTGCCACAACAATCATGGGACACAGAAAAGGTGAAGTGCTTCTCGAAGCCAACCAGCCCCTGCGCGAAGATATTCTGCAGGTGCTTCCCGTCAAAAAGCTTGCCGGCGTATTCGCTACACGAGAAGTGAACGATGAAATCGATCAACTTCTTGAACACTATGAAAATCAGGTGGTATACATCAAGAACATCTATGATCAAAAGCGAGGCAAAGTCACCGAAGGTGATGATTTGCCGCCTGGGGTCATCAAGATGGTCAAGGTGTATGTGGCGGTGAAACGTAAGCTCAACGTCGGTGACAAAATGGCCGGTCGCCATGGGAACAAAGGGGTTGTCTCCTGTATTTTGCCCATTGAAGACATGCCATTTTTCCATGACACCGGGACGGCCGTCGATATCGTTCTTAACCCCTTGGGCGTGCCTTCGCGCATGAACATCGGGCAGATCATGGAAACCCACCTTGGCTGGGCTGGTCGTGAGCTTGGACAACAGCTTGCGGAAATGGTTGCGGAGAAGCAGCCGCTGGCCGAAATTCGAGCTCAAGTGAAAAAGGTTTTTGAATCGCCGGTAATCGACCAGGAAGTCGATGCCATGGATGATGAAACATTTGTGAAATCCGTCAAATCACTTCAAAATGGCATTATCGCGAAGACACCAGTCTTTGACGGGGCCGAAGAAGAAGAAATTTGGCGATGGCTTTCCATGGCCGGATTGCCCGACGACGGAAAAGTTTATCTCCATGATGGCAGAACAGGGGACCGATTCCATCGACCTGTTACTGTCGGCGTCATGTATATGTTGAAATTGCACCACTTGGTCGACGAAAAAATTCACGCTCGTTCGACCGGGCCTTACTCTTTGGTTACGCAGCAGCCATTGGGCGGTAAAGCACAATTTGGTGGGCAGCGACTTGGGGAAATGGAAGTCTGGGCTCTGGAAGCCTACGGTGCATCGTATTTGTTGCAGGAATTTCTCACCGTCAAATCTGACGATGTGACCGGCCGCGTGAAAATGTATGAGAAGATTGTCAAAGGCGACAATTTCCTTGAAGCCGGCCTGCCTGAATCCTTCAACGTCCTGGTCAAGGAATTGATGTCTCTTGGTTTGGATGTCAATCTTCTGCAGGAAGAGCGAAAGGTCAAACCCAAGCGTTAG